The DNA window ACCTGCTGCTCCCTGTTGGTCAGCACGGTCTTGCCCGGAGTGATGGCCAACTCGAAGACCTCGGCGGCATGACGCAGTTCTTCCACGAAAGAGGAGCAGTTCATGCGCGTCCCGGCCGGGATGGTCATGGCCGCCAGCACGCCTGCGATGGTGGCGTGAATCCCGGACATGAGAAAAGCGAACCAGACAATGACGCCGAGCACCAGGTACGGGATGGAGTGGCGGATGCCCCACCGCAGGTTGAGCGCGGCCATGATGCAGAGCCCCCCCAACCCCACGGCCAGAGCCGTCAGGTCCAGGGACGTGGTATAGAACACAGCGATGACCAGGATAGCGCCGATATCGTCCACGATGGCCACTGCCGTCAGAAAAATCTTGAGGCCCACCGGCACCCTGCTACCCAACAGGGACATGATGCCAAGCGCAAACGCGATATCCGTGGCCATGGGAATGCCCCATCCGGCTGCAGATTCCTGCCCGGCGTTAAGGCCGAAGAAGAAGAGCGCAGGCACAGCCATGCCGCCCACGGCTGCGGCCACCGGCATGATGGTCTGGCTCATCGTGGACAGCCCGCCCACCATCAGTTCACGCTTGATCTCCAAGCCGACAAGGAAAAAGAATACCGCCATGAGTCCGTCGTTGATCCACAGAATGGCCGCCTTGGAGAGGACCCAGTTCCCGATGCCCACGGTAAGCCTGGTCTGCCACAAGGCGTGATAGGATTCGGCCCAGGGAGAGTTGGCCCAGACCAGCGCCGCGATGGTGCAAACCATGAGCGCGATACCACCAGCAGCTTCCATCTTGAAAAATTTATCAAATGAATTCAAAACCCTATTGGCCGGTAACGGGTTGACTTTTGACTGACTCATATAACACTCCTGATTCAAGTACCCGCCGAGTATACCTGTTATCCTGTACAGGGCAACTCTTCACCCCGTACCGCCGAACGAAAGAAAAAGAATCAGCGTCCGATCAGTTTCCGCGCCAGGTCCAAGGTCCTGCCTCGCAACGGCCCTGCCGAACC is part of the Pseudodesulfovibrio sp. S3 genome and encodes:
- the nhaA gene encoding Na+/H+ antiporter NhaA, which produces MSQSKVNPLPANRVLNSFDKFFKMEAAGGIALMVCTIAALVWANSPWAESYHALWQTRLTVGIGNWVLSKAAILWINDGLMAVFFFLVGLEIKRELMVGGLSTMSQTIMPVAAAVGGMAVPALFFFGLNAGQESAAGWGIPMATDIAFALGIMSLLGSRVPVGLKIFLTAVAIVDDIGAILVIAVFYTTSLDLTALAVGLGGLCIMAALNLRWGIRHSIPYLVLGVIVWFAFLMSGIHATIAGVLAAMTIPAGTRMNCSSFVEELRHAAEVFELAITPGKTVLTNREQQVALHSMEHAYEAATTPLQNIEHALHPWVSFAIMPIFALANAGVAMDAGVLRELFTPVSLGIFFGLVVGKQVGVTGACWVVNKLGLAPFPDRTTLMHLWGAACLAGVGFTMSIFIANLAFDEGTRLVELSKIAILFASLVSGVLGYMVLKFLAPDISKEGVG